The following are encoded together in the Pedobacter steynii genome:
- a CDS encoding acyltransferase family protein gives MKERFVLIDFLKGYSIFTIVIFHILQYFTLPQPFDKAIFFGGTGIHTFFLVSGFGLALSSGNKEISYLDFLKKRFDKIYIPYILIVCLSAGLCLFTPLFDDPSWYAFFGHVFFYKMFDNDITISYGHQLWFISTIIQFYLVFPFLLKLLNRIPGKWFIFIGFIISILWSIFVFLMEKSDLRTWNSFFLQFMWEFMLGMAMARWKDKSFLNRKFNYLYLLIFTGAGLMTYAFLAFKGGQVGRLFNDIPALVGYTGLAVLIYNFSIKFVNDFFLFTGRISYGLYLIHVLVITTGLYVIDSLKLSVPLSAVLFMCFILCYVFAYWYTNFINLIYQYNEKRNK, from the coding sequence ATGAAAGAGAGATTTGTATTGATTGATTTCCTGAAAGGATATTCTATATTCACCATTGTTATTTTTCATATTTTACAATATTTCACTTTACCACAACCTTTTGATAAGGCCATTTTTTTTGGTGGAACGGGTATTCATACCTTTTTTCTGGTATCGGGCTTCGGTCTGGCTTTGTCTTCAGGAAACAAAGAAATCAGCTACCTCGATTTCCTGAAGAAGCGGTTTGATAAAATATATATTCCTTATATCCTGATCGTATGTTTATCGGCAGGACTGTGTTTATTTACTCCTTTATTTGATGATCCTTCCTGGTATGCTTTTTTTGGCCATGTTTTCTTTTATAAGATGTTTGATAATGACATCACTATCAGTTATGGTCATCAGTTATGGTTTATTTCCACCATTATTCAGTTTTACCTGGTTTTTCCTTTCCTGCTGAAATTGTTGAATAGAATTCCTGGTAAATGGTTCATTTTTATTGGGTTTATAATTAGTATCTTATGGAGCATTTTTGTGTTTCTGATGGAAAAATCTGATCTGAGGACATGGAATAGTTTTTTTCTTCAGTTTATGTGGGAATTTATGTTGGGGATGGCTATGGCGAGATGGAAAGATAAAAGCTTTTTGAACCGAAAGTTTAATTATCTGTACTTGTTGATATTTACAGGGGCAGGATTGATGACTTATGCCTTTCTGGCTTTCAAAGGAGGTCAGGTAGGCCGTTTATTCAATGATATTCCTGCATTAGTTGGTTATACCGGCCTGGCGGTCCTGATCTATAATTTCAGCATTAAATTTGTCAATGATTTTTTTCTGTTTACCGGAAGAATATCTTACGGATTGTATTTAATTCATGTATTGGTAATCACTACAGGATTGTATGTGATTGATAGCCTGAAACTTTCAGTTCCACTATCGGCAGTGCTTTTTATGTGTTTTATTTTATGTTATGTATTTGCGTATTGGTATACTAATTTTATAAATTTAATTTATCAGTATAATGAAAAGCGGAACAAGTAA
- a CDS encoding glycosyltransferase — protein sequence MNSRKMKVLHAIRQGKIGGGETHVLDLVQELNKADFESVVLAFTDGPLITELNKLGIKTHVILTEKPFNISVWKKVKQLMVEERIDLLHAHGTRAQSNTFWGAKKLGIPIIYTVHGWSFHPNQHALVKKMRILSERFLVGKADATICVSANNLAEGKSNFNMDRAVVIKNGINFSKFNADFPFKNLRASFDINEESLIVGYIARITAQKDPFTFIEAVAKVPDDLNIKYLMIGDGDLKAQSVELANQLKVGHKLIFGGFRQDIPELLNIFDVYCLPSLWEGLPIGLLEAMAMRKATISSAVNGTKEVIDDQLNGLLIEPKDAEGLANAIIRLAAEKEFRVELAKQAEIAVKKDYSISKMTLQIEDLYKKIKTDKSL from the coding sequence ATGAATAGTAGAAAGATGAAGGTACTTCATGCGATCAGACAGGGGAAAATTGGAGGAGGGGAGACTCATGTTCTGGACCTGGTTCAGGAATTGAATAAAGCCGATTTTGAATCGGTTGTACTTGCATTTACAGATGGACCTTTAATCACTGAACTCAACAAACTGGGTATTAAAACCCATGTCATCCTCACAGAAAAACCTTTTAATATTAGTGTGTGGAAGAAAGTGAAACAGCTGATGGTGGAGGAGAGGATAGATTTATTGCATGCACATGGTACCCGTGCACAGTCGAATACTTTCTGGGGGGCAAAGAAATTGGGGATTCCAATTATTTATACTGTTCATGGCTGGTCATTTCATCCCAATCAGCATGCGCTGGTTAAGAAGATGAGAATACTTTCCGAACGTTTTCTGGTAGGAAAGGCAGATGCGACAATTTGCGTTTCAGCGAATAATCTGGCAGAGGGGAAATCTAATTTTAATATGGATCGCGCAGTGGTTATTAAAAATGGAATTAACTTTTCCAAATTTAACGCAGACTTTCCTTTCAAAAATCTCAGGGCAAGTTTTGATATTAATGAGGAAAGCCTGATCGTAGGATATATTGCCCGTATTACTGCACAAAAAGATCCCTTTACATTTATTGAGGCTGTTGCCAAAGTTCCGGATGATTTAAATATAAAATATTTAATGATAGGTGATGGGGATCTGAAAGCTCAGTCAGTGGAATTAGCGAATCAGCTGAAGGTAGGCCATAAATTAATTTTTGGAGGATTCAGGCAGGATATACCTGAGCTCTTAAATATCTTTGATGTTTATTGCCTGCCCTCCTTATGGGAGGGTTTGCCTATTGGCCTGCTTGAAGCAATGGCGATGAGAAAAGCAACCATTTCGAGTGCCGTTAACGGGACAAAAGAAGTAATCGACGATCAGTTAAATGGACTGCTTATTGAACCAAAAGATGCCGAAGGCCTGGCGAATGCCATCATTAGGCTGGCTGCGGAAAAAGAATTCCGGGTGGAGCTGGCGAAACAAGCGGAAATAGCGGTAAAGAAAGATTACAGCATTTCAAAAATGACCTTACAGATAGAAGACCTATATAAGAAAATAAAAACTGACAAGTCATTATGA
- a CDS encoding glycosyltransferase — protein MIVWTVLQVILGFNFLFPFLLFIAAKLSGKRKSVEKVSDDSADYAIIVTAYEETGLLESVASSILDLDYENYLIYIIADNCDISNLHFTDERVVLLRPPEVLASNVKSHFYAINNFKRAHDRITIIDSDNLVDKNYLKALNRVFDAGFQAVQGVRRAKKINTTYAALDEAGDIYYRYVDRKLLFESGSSASLAGSGMAFTLDLYKNCLADQQLMGAGFDKILQFEIIKRGHRIAFSEAAVVYDEKTAKSDQLVKQRARWINTWFKFFFLGTKLLVSSLSKLNLNGFLFSILLLRPPLFLLILFSGTCFLIDIFILPYMLFFWLGTGILFLFVFFRALSYFKADEKIYQSLKGIPKFIFYQILAFTKVRKANKLSVATKHVEENP, from the coding sequence ATGATCGTCTGGACAGTGTTACAGGTTATTTTAGGTTTTAATTTTTTATTCCCCTTCCTGTTATTTATTGCAGCTAAATTGTCGGGAAAAAGAAAATCAGTTGAAAAAGTTTCAGATGATTCTGCTGACTATGCGATTATTGTTACAGCTTATGAGGAAACTGGTTTACTGGAATCTGTGGCCAGTTCAATTCTGGACCTGGATTATGAAAATTACCTGATTTATATTATTGCTGATAATTGTGACATCTCTAACCTTCATTTTACTGATGAGAGAGTTGTCTTATTGAGGCCTCCGGAAGTACTGGCCAGTAATGTGAAATCTCATTTTTATGCGATCAATAACTTCAAAAGAGCTCATGACCGGATTACCATTATAGATAGTGATAATCTGGTGGATAAAAACTACCTTAAAGCATTGAATCGGGTTTTTGATGCTGGATTTCAGGCTGTTCAAGGTGTCCGTAGGGCGAAAAAGATCAATACTACTTATGCTGCACTTGATGAGGCGGGAGATATTTATTATAGGTACGTAGACCGGAAATTATTATTTGAATCTGGTTCATCGGCTTCTCTGGCTGGCTCAGGAATGGCTTTTACGCTAGATCTTTATAAAAACTGTCTGGCTGATCAGCAACTGATGGGAGCTGGTTTTGATAAAATTCTTCAATTTGAGATTATCAAAAGAGGGCACAGAATTGCTTTTTCAGAAGCAGCAGTCGTTTATGATGAGAAAACAGCAAAATCTGATCAGCTGGTTAAACAAAGAGCGAGATGGATCAATACCTGGTTTAAGTTTTTCTTTCTGGGTACAAAATTATTGGTAAGTTCCCTATCAAAGCTCAACCTCAACGGTTTTCTCTTTAGTATCTTATTATTGAGGCCGCCATTGTTTCTGTTGATCTTGTTTTCAGGAACCTGTTTTTTGATTGATATATTTATCCTGCCTTATATGCTGTTTTTTTGGCTGGGTACAGGCATTCTCTTCCTTTTTGTATTCTTTAGAGCCCTGTCTTATTTTAAAGCGGATGAAAAGATCTATCAGTCATTAAAAGGAATTCCAAAATTTATTTTTTATCAGATACTGGCATTTACCAAAGTAAGAAAGGCAAATAAATTGTCTGTAGCCACAAAACATGTGGAGGAAAATCCCTAA
- a CDS encoding glycosyltransferase: MQKLNIIIIGQQPWDTEIGSNCKDIALELSRYHQVLYVNSPLDRITSIRERKLESSQKRLKVIQGKETGLISIKENLWTYYPDCIVESINWLNSAFLFDFINKINNRRFHKSILKAVNSLNFKDFVLFNDNEIIKCFYLNSLLAPRLSVYYSRDYILATPYWKKHGVRLEPMMIAKYDLCLANSTYLSDYCQQYNRESYYVGQGCDLDNFSSEKALPKPLEYQESFGSVIGYVGALQSIRLDVELIEYIAMAQPDWTIMLVGPEDEKFKRSKLHSLKNVVFTGLKPQDELLKYISSFDVCINPQMVNELTIGNYPRKIDEYLAVGKPVVATETRAMEIFKPHVYLAKDKEGYVELIAQALRENSPELKQERKAFAATHTWENSVKSIFQYIVKALDR; this comes from the coding sequence ATGCAAAAGCTAAATATTATAATTATTGGACAACAACCCTGGGATACTGAGATAGGAAGCAATTGCAAAGACATTGCTTTGGAACTTAGTCGGTATCACCAGGTGCTGTATGTAAATTCGCCTCTTGACCGGATTACCTCAATAAGAGAAAGGAAGCTGGAAAGTAGTCAGAAAAGACTGAAGGTAATCCAGGGAAAGGAAACGGGATTGATCAGCATCAAAGAGAATCTTTGGACTTATTATCCGGATTGCATTGTGGAATCCATCAATTGGCTGAATTCTGCATTTCTGTTTGATTTTATTAATAAGATCAATAACAGGAGATTTCACAAATCTATATTAAAGGCGGTCAATTCACTTAACTTTAAGGATTTTGTCCTGTTTAATGATAACGAGATCATCAAATGTTTTTATTTGAATAGCCTGCTGGCTCCCAGACTTTCAGTTTATTATTCCAGGGACTATATTCTAGCCACTCCGTATTGGAAAAAGCATGGTGTGAGACTGGAGCCAATGATGATTGCCAAATACGATCTTTGTCTGGCAAACTCCACCTACCTTTCAGATTATTGTCAACAGTATAACCGGGAGTCTTATTATGTTGGGCAAGGCTGTGATCTGGACAACTTTAGTTCGGAAAAAGCATTGCCCAAGCCCCTTGAATATCAGGAAAGTTTCGGGTCGGTAATCGGATATGTAGGCGCTTTGCAAAGCATCCGTCTGGATGTAGAACTGATAGAATACATCGCTATGGCGCAGCCAGACTGGACAATTATGCTGGTTGGGCCTGAGGATGAAAAATTTAAACGAAGTAAACTTCATTCGCTTAAAAATGTAGTGTTTACCGGGCTTAAACCACAAGATGAATTGCTGAAATATATCAGTTCATTTGATGTATGCATCAATCCTCAAATGGTTAATGAACTTACCATAGGTAATTATCCGAGGAAAATTGATGAGTATCTGGCAGTAGGAAAACCGGTAGTAGCGACGGAAACAAGAGCAATGGAGATTTTCAAACCACATGTTTATCTGGCAAAAGACAAAGAGGGATATGTAGAATTAATTGCTCAGGCGCTTAGGGAGAATTCTCCTGAACTCAAACAAGAGAGAAAAGCTTTTGCTGCTACCCATACCTGGGAAAATAGTGTTAAAAGTATCTTTCAATATATAGTAAAGGCATTGGATCGTTAA